Proteins encoded together in one Astatotilapia calliptera chromosome 7, fAstCal1.2, whole genome shotgun sequence window:
- the anpeplb gene encoding alanyl (membrane) aminopeptidase-like b isoform X2 has translation MPLKFGTSKAIAIAFGVLTVSSIGGMFTMIILFKAQTQNITMTPPPTLPPTTMAPPPDMRLPKSLVPQKYEIVLAVHLYTKIIEEGNGSNPNITTPNQTMIFTGNSTVHFQCAQKTMSIFLNSRYLNVSSPVVLNENTKRNIKVSGMKHRDDESDFLELELMDPLETGGNYSLFLSFHGEVSDNLEALYLSRYTDGIFDYESVDDPNADRFIAATNLQPTDARKVFPCFDEPDMKAVFKLTIIHRRETRALGNAAPYESNILDDEWQYTIFRATPKMSTYLFAFAVVDDSFKSITSPSSDTDRVEINTYARPEAINAGHADYAGDIARKLLRFYESQFEMKYSMEKIDQLALPDLYPAAMENWGLITYQEGFLLYQEGVSSLLHKEDIATVIAHELAHQWFGNEVTMKWWNDLWLNEGIATYLSYIAVDSVEPTFNIKEISIMNDLHDAFREDALASSHPLSPASKEINTTDHILGMFDSISYSKGAIVLRMLANHVGEVVFNKGLQMYLKAFQYGNVEKDDLLKYIQMAATQNRGNKAVRNTDDIAGFMNPWTTQSGYPVITINTTNGQVYQKQFLFNNSANSSNSWTVEIEFISNASSKFEKVYLYNNKPVNKEAFIAKNGEWILANINCIGYYRVNYNPENWERLLAQLQKNRHSIPLLNRGQLIDDAFNLARAKLVNVTLALNSTLFLTKETEFLPWESAVRNLEYFILMFDRSEVYGPMQTYLREQVRELYNVFKNDTDDDRVPQNDHSLQYTQLLAIKLACSNGLPECVEMAKQKYAAWMERNNTNSFALR, from the exons ATGCCACTGAAGTTTGGAACGTCGAAGGCTATCGCCATCGCCTTTGGTGTTCTGACCGTCTCTTCCATCGGCGGCATGTTCACCATGATTATTCTGTTCAAGGCTCAGACCCAAAACATTACCATGACGCCACCTCCAACCCTGCCACCCACCACCATGGCCCCACCGCCAGACATGCGGCTGCCGAAGAGCTTGGTACCTCAGAAGTACGAAATTGTACTCGCAGTTCACCTCTACACTAAAATCATAGAGGAGGGGAACGGCTCCAATCCCAACATCACCACTCCGAACCAGACCATGATCTTCACGGGAAACTCGACTGTCCACTTTCAATGTGCCCAAAAGACGATGAGCATCTTTCTCAACAGCAGATACCTGAACGTGTCCTCGCCGGTGGTGTTGAACGAAAATACAAAAAGGAATATTAAAGTGTCTGGAATGAAACACCGCGATGATGAAAGTGACTTCCTCGAGCTCGAATTGATGGATCCCTTGGAGACAGGAGGGAACtactctttgtttttgtctttccacGGCGAAGTCTCGGATAATCTGGAAGCACTGTATCTAAGCAGATATACTGATGGTATCTTTGACTATGAAAGTGTAGATGATCCAAATGCGGACAG ATTCATTGCTGCCACCAATCTGCAGCCAACAGATGCCAGGAAAGTGTTTCCTTGTTTCGATGAGCCAGACATGAAGGCTGTGTTTAAATTGACCATCATCCACAGGCGAGAAACCAGAGCTCTGGGAAATGCAGCCCCTTATG AAAGCAACATTTTAGATGACGAATGGCAATACACTATCTTTAGAGCAACACCAAAGATGTCCACCTACTTATTCGCCTTCGCAGTGGTCGACGACAGCTTCAAATCCATCACCTCTCCAAGCTCTGATACTGATCGTGTGGAGATAAAT aCGTATGCTCGTCCTGAAGCCATCAATGCAGGACACGCTGATTATGCCGGCGACATTGCCAGAAAGCTCCTTCGATTCTACGAAAGCcaatttgaaatgaaatattcaATGGAAAAAATAG ACCAGCTTGCACTGCCAGACTTATACCCTGCTGCGATGGAAAACTGGGGACTGATCACATACCAGGAAGGATTCCTGCTCTATCAGGAAGGCGTCTCCTCCCTGTTGCACAAGGAAGATATTGCCACTGTCATTGCACATGAACTGGCACACCAG TGGTTTGGAAATGAGGTGACAATGAAATGGTGGAACGACCTTTGGCTGAATGAGGGCATTGCTACCTACCTATCTTACATTGCTGTGGACAGTGTGGAGCCTACGTTCAATATA AAGGAAATATCTATCATGAATGATCTCCACGATGCGTTTAGAGAGGATGCTTTGGCCTCATCCCATCCTCTCAGTCCTGCATCAAAAGAGATCAATACGACAGATCACATCCTTGGAATGTTTGATTCGATCAGCTACAGCAAG GGCGCAATTGTGCTGAGAATGCTGGCAAACCATGTGGGAGAAGTTGTTTTCAACAAAGGGCTCCAA ATGTATCTCAAGGCCTTTCAATATGGAAACGTAGAAAAGGATGACCTCTTGAAGTATATACAAATG GCTGCGACTCAGAACCGCGGTAACAAAGCTGTCCGCAACACTGATGACATCGCTGGATTCATGAACCCTTGGACCACCCAAAGTGGCTATCCTGTCATTACCATCAACACTACCAATGGACAAGTCTACCAGAAGCAGTTTCTCTTCAATAACTCTGCCAATTCCTC CAATTCATGGACAGTGGAGATTGAGTTCATCTCAAATGCGTCGTCTAAATTCGAGAAAGTGTATTTGTATAACAACAAGCCAG TAAACAAAGAAGCTTTCATAGCTAAGAATGGTGAATGGATCCTGGCAAATATCAACTGCATCGGATACTACAGAGTCAATTACAATCCAGAAAACTGGGAACGCCTTCTAGCACAGCTGCAGAAGAATCGGCAT AGTATCCCGCTGTTGAACAGAGGGCAACTTATTGATGACGCATTTAACTTGGCAAG GGCTAAACTTGTCAACGTGACTCTGGCTCTGAATTCAACCCTTTTCCTCACAAAAGAGACAGAGTTTCTTCCCTGGGAGTCAGCGGTCAGGAATCTCGAGTACTTCATCCTCATGTTTGACCGCTCTGAGGTGTATGGACCCATGCAG ACATACCTGCGGGAACAGGTTAGAGAGCTGTATAACGTCTTCAAAAACGACACGGACGATGACCGCGTCCCACAGAACGATCACTCCTTACA GTACACCCAGCTCTTAGCCATAAAGCTGGCATGTTCCAATGGACTACCAGAATGCGTAGAGATGGCTAAGCAGAAGTATGCCGCCTGGATGGAGCGCAACAATACCAACAG CTTTGCTCTCCGGTAA
- the anpeplb gene encoding alanyl (membrane) aminopeptidase-like b isoform X1: MPLKFGTSKAIAIAFGVLTVSSIGGMFTMIILFKAQTQNITMTPPPTLPPTTMAPPPDMRLPKSLVPQKYEIVLAVHLYTKIIEEGNGSNPNITTPNQTMIFTGNSTVHFQCAQKTMSIFLNSRYLNVSSPVVLNENTKRNIKVSGMKHRDDESDFLELELMDPLETGGNYSLFLSFHGEVSDNLEALYLSRYTDGIFDYESVDDPNADRFIAATNLQPTDARKVFPCFDEPDMKAVFKLTIIHRRETRALGNAAPYESNILDDEWQYTIFRATPKMSTYLFAFAVVDDSFKSITSPSSDTDRVEINTYARPEAINAGHADYAGDIARKLLRFYESQFEMKYSMEKIDQLALPDLYPAAMENWGLITYQEGFLLYQEGVSSLLHKEDIATVIAHELAHQWFGNEVTMKWWNDLWLNEGIATYLSYIAVDSVEPTFNIKEISIMNDLHDAFREDALASSHPLSPASKEINTTDHILGMFDSISYSKGAIVLRMLANHVGEVVFNKGLQMYLKAFQYGNVEKDDLLKYIQMAATQNRGNKAVRNTDDIAGFMNPWTTQSGYPVITINTTNGQVYQKQFLFNNSANSSNSWTVEIEFISNASSKFEKVYLYNNKPVNKEAFIAKNGEWILANINCIGYYRVNYNPENWERLLAQLQKNRHSIPLLNRGQLIDDAFNLARAKLVNVTLALNSTLFLTKETEFLPWESAVRNLEYFILMFDRSEVYGPMQTYLREQVRELYNVFKNDTDDDRVPQNDHSLQYTQLLAIKLACSNGLPECVEMAKQKYAAWMERNNTNSIHPNLRSEIYCQAVAAGEKEEWEFAWDMYQTSSNTSEKEQLRRALSCTKKIWLLSRYLDYTLDPEKIRLMDVASTIYYIAQNSAGQALAWNFIRANWDYVSQGDGAMLIAGVTSRFSTEFELEELMRFQNYDLGGASRAVSLAIEQTQVNIQWVKENKDDVLRWFEQKTSSVRQKEY, translated from the exons ATGCCACTGAAGTTTGGAACGTCGAAGGCTATCGCCATCGCCTTTGGTGTTCTGACCGTCTCTTCCATCGGCGGCATGTTCACCATGATTATTCTGTTCAAGGCTCAGACCCAAAACATTACCATGACGCCACCTCCAACCCTGCCACCCACCACCATGGCCCCACCGCCAGACATGCGGCTGCCGAAGAGCTTGGTACCTCAGAAGTACGAAATTGTACTCGCAGTTCACCTCTACACTAAAATCATAGAGGAGGGGAACGGCTCCAATCCCAACATCACCACTCCGAACCAGACCATGATCTTCACGGGAAACTCGACTGTCCACTTTCAATGTGCCCAAAAGACGATGAGCATCTTTCTCAACAGCAGATACCTGAACGTGTCCTCGCCGGTGGTGTTGAACGAAAATACAAAAAGGAATATTAAAGTGTCTGGAATGAAACACCGCGATGATGAAAGTGACTTCCTCGAGCTCGAATTGATGGATCCCTTGGAGACAGGAGGGAACtactctttgtttttgtctttccacGGCGAAGTCTCGGATAATCTGGAAGCACTGTATCTAAGCAGATATACTGATGGTATCTTTGACTATGAAAGTGTAGATGATCCAAATGCGGACAG ATTCATTGCTGCCACCAATCTGCAGCCAACAGATGCCAGGAAAGTGTTTCCTTGTTTCGATGAGCCAGACATGAAGGCTGTGTTTAAATTGACCATCATCCACAGGCGAGAAACCAGAGCTCTGGGAAATGCAGCCCCTTATG AAAGCAACATTTTAGATGACGAATGGCAATACACTATCTTTAGAGCAACACCAAAGATGTCCACCTACTTATTCGCCTTCGCAGTGGTCGACGACAGCTTCAAATCCATCACCTCTCCAAGCTCTGATACTGATCGTGTGGAGATAAAT aCGTATGCTCGTCCTGAAGCCATCAATGCAGGACACGCTGATTATGCCGGCGACATTGCCAGAAAGCTCCTTCGATTCTACGAAAGCcaatttgaaatgaaatattcaATGGAAAAAATAG ACCAGCTTGCACTGCCAGACTTATACCCTGCTGCGATGGAAAACTGGGGACTGATCACATACCAGGAAGGATTCCTGCTCTATCAGGAAGGCGTCTCCTCCCTGTTGCACAAGGAAGATATTGCCACTGTCATTGCACATGAACTGGCACACCAG TGGTTTGGAAATGAGGTGACAATGAAATGGTGGAACGACCTTTGGCTGAATGAGGGCATTGCTACCTACCTATCTTACATTGCTGTGGACAGTGTGGAGCCTACGTTCAATATA AAGGAAATATCTATCATGAATGATCTCCACGATGCGTTTAGAGAGGATGCTTTGGCCTCATCCCATCCTCTCAGTCCTGCATCAAAAGAGATCAATACGACAGATCACATCCTTGGAATGTTTGATTCGATCAGCTACAGCAAG GGCGCAATTGTGCTGAGAATGCTGGCAAACCATGTGGGAGAAGTTGTTTTCAACAAAGGGCTCCAA ATGTATCTCAAGGCCTTTCAATATGGAAACGTAGAAAAGGATGACCTCTTGAAGTATATACAAATG GCTGCGACTCAGAACCGCGGTAACAAAGCTGTCCGCAACACTGATGACATCGCTGGATTCATGAACCCTTGGACCACCCAAAGTGGCTATCCTGTCATTACCATCAACACTACCAATGGACAAGTCTACCAGAAGCAGTTTCTCTTCAATAACTCTGCCAATTCCTC CAATTCATGGACAGTGGAGATTGAGTTCATCTCAAATGCGTCGTCTAAATTCGAGAAAGTGTATTTGTATAACAACAAGCCAG TAAACAAAGAAGCTTTCATAGCTAAGAATGGTGAATGGATCCTGGCAAATATCAACTGCATCGGATACTACAGAGTCAATTACAATCCAGAAAACTGGGAACGCCTTCTAGCACAGCTGCAGAAGAATCGGCAT AGTATCCCGCTGTTGAACAGAGGGCAACTTATTGATGACGCATTTAACTTGGCAAG GGCTAAACTTGTCAACGTGACTCTGGCTCTGAATTCAACCCTTTTCCTCACAAAAGAGACAGAGTTTCTTCCCTGGGAGTCAGCGGTCAGGAATCTCGAGTACTTCATCCTCATGTTTGACCGCTCTGAGGTGTATGGACCCATGCAG ACATACCTGCGGGAACAGGTTAGAGAGCTGTATAACGTCTTCAAAAACGACACGGACGATGACCGCGTCCCACAGAACGATCACTCCTTACA GTACACCCAGCTCTTAGCCATAAAGCTGGCATGTTCCAATGGACTACCAGAATGCGTAGAGATGGCTAAGCAGAAGTATGCCGCCTGGATGGAGCGCAACAATACCAACAG cATCCACCCAAACCTGCGGTCTGAAATCTACTGCCAAGCTGTGGCTGCTGGTGAGAAGGAAGAGTGGGAATTTGCCTGGGACATGTATCAGACCTCCAGCAACACCTCGGAGAAAGAGCAGCTCCGTCGTGCTCTGTCCTGCACCAAGAAGATCTGGTTGCTCAGCAG ATACCTTGATTACACTTTGGACCCTGAGAAGATACGTCTGATGGACGTCGCTTCTACAATTTACTACATAGCCCAGAACTCAGCGGGGCAGGCGCTGGCCTGGAACTTTATCAGAGCAAACTGGGACTACGTCAGTCAAGG